The Fusarium oxysporum f. sp. lycopersici 4287 chromosome 6, whole genome shotgun sequence DNA segment AGTTTGTGTTCTCTTTACTCCTCGGATAAGCTCTGTCACGGCCAAGGATAACTGTCGTGAATAATTTCACGGACAGCACGAACGCCACATCACAACTAGCGCAAGGCAGCATACGGCTGCCTAAAGACCATCAATGCTGCTTATGACGAAACATAGCTATAAGAAGCCCAGCTCCCAGTCCCTCATTAGATAGAAATTAAGAGGTTTCTTCGATTCGATATTTTCCACATGCGAGTGATGACTTTTTCAATCAATGCTATGGCCGAGCTGCCCTGTCTCTATTGTTTTGATACTGCGAATCTCATTGCAAATCCTAGACGCTTTAGGCACCATTAAGGTGCCATATACTTAAGCACTTATTCCCAGAATCTCGACTATGGCTAGCTCATCGCCTATCAGTTCAACATCTGCTCAATTAACAGCCATCGAGCGGCTGGGCTGGGACTTCTACAGCTTCTTCCGTGTTGAGTAtcctgagaagaacaagactcaAATTGGAAGGGTTCGGAAGTCTTATGGTCGAAGGGAATACGTCTGTCTTCACTGCTAAACTCGCTGGAGCAATGGATACACGAGCAATGCAATAACCCATGCTCAAAATCGACACCGGCAACTTATCCAGGCTGGTGAGACGTCTCAAAATTCACAGCAGTCGACGCAGCCATCCATAGACTCATATATAACATTCCAACCATCCGACAGTTCTCTTCGGAATGTCTTCAATGCTCAACGGTATATTGAGGCAATCGTGGGACTCCTCACGCGGCGTCGGATCCCATTCTCTTCAGTTACttgggatgagatgaagagtcTTGCCCTGGCATGCAATCCTGCCATTGAAGACGGCCTGATTACGTCCCGTGATCAGGCTATGAATATTATAAATGCCAACTATGGGCTATATGCTTCCCAGCTTAGAGATCTCATTCAGGGTTCTCAATCGATGATCCACATCTCAACTAACCTCTGGACATCACCGCATCGCCATGCCATGCTAGCAGTGTGTGCCCAATGGGTTGATTATAACTACACACTTCGAAAAGCGCTCTTGGGACTGCCAGAATGTCCATTCAGTCATAGTGGTGAGGCCCAGGCAGCCTTGATTGTGGAAGTCCTTCGCAACTTCGATATATTGAGAATAGGCTACCATACCGGGGACAATGCAACTTCAAATAATACGTGTTTGGAGGCACTATCAGAGAAATTGAAGGCAGAGCTCCAGGTATGCTTATCCCCTAGCTAGTTGGATCCTATCTGACATAGAGTGGGTCGATTTCAACCCCAAGAGGCGTCGAATCCGGTGCATTGGTCATATCATTAACCTCTCCTTGCAATCCTTCCTTCTTGCCCGATCTAAGGAGGCTCTCACAGCAGCCCTCAATGCTACTATTAGTGATGAGAGTGTGGATATGGTCGATCACTTTGCCGCCACACTAGCAGAAACCATAACACAACAGGAAGAGCTTGTACTGCAAGGTAAAAGGCCCAAATCGACAGCTAAGGCCAGTCAGAAGACTGGAATTAATGAGGTCTATACTGGGTGGCAAGGCATTCCAGCTCTCCAGAAGCTCCATAACCTTGCTGTCTGGCTTCGTAGCTCATCGCTCCACAGTGATAGCTGGCGTGATGCTGTCGGCCTCAGCCTTGGGATTGATAATGCCACACGATGGTCCTCCTGGTATAAAGTGATCGACAATGCCATTAGGAAGAAAGTTCAGATCAATCAGTTTCTACTTGAGCATGACagagagcttgaagataCTGTTCTCAGTGGTTCTGATTGGGATTTGCTGGCCAAAACCCATGCATTCCTTGAGCCCTTTGCATCAGCAACTCTATATGCCGAGGGAAAATGCTCTTCTGTCTCCCAGTCCCTCTTCTTGATGGATGCTCTACTCTTCCACTATGAGATTGCAAAGGTTCAGCACTCGCAGCCTGGCTGAATGGATACTCGGATGCTCCATGCCATTGAGATGGGCTGGTTCGTCTTAGACAAATACTATACTATGACTGAGGATGTCCCGGTCTATGCTGCCGCCGTACTACTTGATCCTTCTAAGCGACTAGCATATATTCAGCAAAATTGGCCCCGAGACTGGCATGAGGCAGCTATTGCTGGTACTCGGGACATCTGGATGACAGAATATCAAGGACTTGCCATCTCAAAGGAACCAGAACGTCGTCCTGCACCGCTACCCTCGAAGAGGGATGGTCAGTTATCGTTTCTTTTCAGGTCAATTGAGGTGAAGCAGAAGGCTATTTCTACAGATTCGGACAATCTGGATTCCTTTATCAACGCTTTGCCTCTTGAAATCGACTATACTCCTCTTGAGTGGTGGTCTCGTCTTGAGCAACGGGCACAGTATCCACGGCTCAGTCGGATGGCTATCGATATCCTTTCCATCCCATCTGAATCAGCTGAGCCAGAGAGAGCATTCTCAGGTGCTTGACGTACTGTTTCGTGGGACCGGCTTCGAATCACTTGCAAGAATCTTGAGAAGGTGGAATGTATCGGCAACTGGCTACGAGAAGGGCTAATTGTCCCCTCCGGAGAGGGTGGATTGGGTCTAGTATGCAACCCACTGGCTGCAGATGATGGGGCACCTATTGATGTAGGTCTACAAGATGACTAGAATGCTATAGACGAAGATATAAAGCCATGGCACCTTAATTCTACCTGTTTGGCTGTTGCACGTGACCTTATTATTGTACAACTGTTGTAAAGTTGTACAACACTACCTTTCCTCTACTAAAGTTGTACAACACTACCTCACAACATACAACTGTTGTACAACAATACGCATCTATGCGCGAAATGACAACGCAGGCCGCCCGCGGCTCATTTCTCAAAGACAACTGACTGATTCGAAATCGCAGATTCATTACACCGATCATCACAACAATCTCTTCGTTCTTCCCTCATCTGTCATACTTTTTCTTTGCCCTTTCATTGCGCGACTCATTGCTTGTATCTGCAAACCCCTCCTTCTCTCCGCTCTCGACTCGGCAGGAAAGAGTCCATTTCACGCCTATGTGGTGAGTCATGTTCAGGAGTAGCACTGTAGAATAATAACCATCGATCGGCCTATAAATTATTGACGCACTCCTAGCTTAGTTTATTCTAATTATACAAGCTAGCAACTGATTTATTAGCGGCTGATTATTTACATCTCATGCTTCAATACACATATAATACATATGTCGCTTCCTTGTCATAACCTCCAAACGAAGTATCCAAGAGAGCGTTGACAGATGAAATTACGGATCTCTCGCGGTGAGAGATCATAGAAAGGCCTCATTACGATAAATACACTTCAACATAATATAGGCTACTCAGAGAGTGATAAATTTAGAACTTCACTCCACTTTTCTTTTCCTACAGTAAGAAAAGTAGCCTCATCCCGATAGTTAAGAAGTCATCCAAGGCCAATGGATAGCCGCCTACTTGGAAGTTACACAGGCCTTGCGCCACATAAGCGTCTCGTTCTTATGGGTTACCGTAAGGTACGAGAAAGATTTACTCTATTGCAGTGCACATAAGCTGTCATGGTACGATATCTACTTATCAACATTACGTCCCTGTATCTAAAAATGTacattcaaggagatccCTCTCATGAATAATGAAAATCGGAGATAATCCAGGAATAGGCGCCAATAATACAACGTCGGTATTTTCTTTCAACCCTCAATAGTTTTCATTCAGTATTCCACATTATGATAGCAGTTATTACGTCCCAGTCTTTTAATCAACTTAGAAGAAACTATTATGGAGACATGCTTTATCTTGCTAAGATAACAGTCTTATAGTGTTCTGCTTACCAGACGACCTTGTATTGGTAACCATACCGAAGTTGTAAATTTAGCCACAAAAGGCCACCGCCACAGACTTTCGCCAACAACGGTCGCGAGGCCCGTCGCTCAGAAAGGTGGTTTGTGTGTATGAGGAAGCTAGCTAGGGCTTGAATTTAATGCCTGTGGCTAGATATATACTTGATTATGATTGGCTTGGGCTATGATCCTATCCCTTCCTTAGGTCCATATCTGCAGTGTTTGGAATCAGACTGGAATCTTGTGCATATCGGTATTCAATTTCAATTTCGTGCCTTACTAAGATCAGTATAGAATCAACACGGTTAGGTACTTAGTTACCAACAGGCAATCAGATGAGGTCGATCTCTGTCACACTGTAAATGCTCTAAGCAAGCTCTCCAACAAAGCATGCTCATTGTTATAAAacaaaaggaaaaaaaaagtgATCGGTTGGTGATAGATAGACAGAATAATCTTATCAAATAGCATACGAAACCTGTATACCGGATAAAGTAGGTCTACATCATGAGCGGGAActgttgtttatattgcgcagtagtgctgggtgaaaaaatatatttttatgAAACTTGGTTGTTCATTATTGAGCTGAGAGTCCTTctcgggtttatatctctagatgattGTATCTAGAACTTTGaactttaaatctaggactttcagactaacagtctgaaccctgaagggaagggggattcccggattttccaacaatTCTTAGAGCAGgtctttatattaaagccATAACATTTAATAAGGATGTCAAGAAAAAATCAAAAGACTGCAGCACCTATAAGTGTGGACTTCTATAATGTTGACACGGCCCCTTGTAATAGAAACGCTGCACCTTTCGCGTTTCTGTTACTTGGGCCTAGGTGGAAAGAAATGTCGCGCATTTCTAGAGGGGAAATTTAGGGTAAAGATACAGAAACGCTGATTGGTGCAAAAgtggaaatgcggcgcatttctGGTTTACATCCTTAAGTAGGGCACGAGGATACTTGTAAGGGTAGGCGGAGTGGTAGCGAGATACGTTAGTACCTGTTTTATTTTGGGCAATCCTCGGATGCGGAAGTTACCTGCGAGTCTGAATAATCAACGCCGACCCCCTGCAGCTTTGAAGTTAGTTGGCTATACGTAAGAGCATAGCCCAGGGACTCTTGCCGCAGCAACCAACGAGCTAGGGTACCCTTTTCACTCTCCCCAGGGGCAGTACACCATTTCTGGAAGGACAGACCCCAGCTAATGACCTGTGTGACCTGCCACGGCTTGCAGTTTTACAATACGAAAAATGTCAGCGTTGCTCGGTTGTCGACTGAATGTCAAGGCATTAGGCCCCTGCGAGATTAGATCAGCTGAAACGATTTTTGATTCAGGAAAACTCTGTCCGTCAACGTGTCTAGACCCTCAATCTAGTGACAGGATCCGAGGATCGGATCACGTTTGTCAGCTGTTATTGGTCCAAAAACTCCAAAGGGAGCCTTTCACTAACAGCATAAATCGTGTCTTGCCTTAAATTTATTGCATTTTATGTTCCAAGGCTTTTTCTAGATAAGTCATGTCATAAATAAGCTTGCCTGACGATAGAGGCTCGCCGAGCATGTATCATTGGATGAGGCGTTATCGCAGACATCCGCGCCAGTCCTATCTCGTATCCCATACTCGCCCAAGATATCATATATTGTCGCTGCTTGGTTGTCTCCGGAATGAGGTCCCCATACACGGCGTAGAGCAAGGAGTCGCGATTGGACTTGATAGGAGGCGTCGAGATAGTGGGCGTGGAGGCCAAGGAAAGCATACTGGTTTGGAGAAGTCCATAGGTCAAAGCTAAAGCTAATCCTTGTGACCGCCTTCTGCAATTGACTTGATATTACTCTCTTCTTTACCTCGAATAATTTCCGCATAATATCACGCACTGACTGCCGACTCCACGGTACCTCTTTTGCTAATAATGCATCATGTAAATCGAGCATTCGGCGCAAGTACGGATTCGATGGCGCCGTGAATGGAAGATTGGCAGTAACGATCCAGCCGACCGTCAACTCTTTCGCTTTATTGGCATTCGATCTTGCAGTAGGATACTCCAAGCAACGCCGCTTCGAGGCTAGGTGAATGTCAGTGCGAGACGAATACGAATCTTTATCTGCATTGTTATCCGCCTCGGTGATCATATGAGACCTACATCCCGTAAGACAATGGAGAAGGGATAAAGATCAGGCTCGTATAGATACCATTTACCTTCGGAGGTGCTCAATTGGCGATGTTGTATTTGTGGCGACGAATAATGAGCTTTTGCCTCGTTTATCACATTTCGAGCATACCGGTACCCAGTAGGTCTGCAACGTCCGTAAATCAGGACTGACTTCTGTAAGAAAGAAGCCATGGGCTTGGATCTAGCTCCTTCGACCTTTGCGATTCTTATTGGCAATTTATTCTTCTGGTATATATTTCTTGCAGCCGATCTGGACAGTTGGGAGGTCGGCAAGGGTCGTTCGTCCAGCTTCAGTCTTGATGGACGCAgcgtcaagctgctgcttgaGTGATTTGCGCTGGCCACTAATTCCCAGAAGTGATTCTAACGACTGTTGTTGTGCTGCCATAGCGGGTTACCGGCGAATCGCGGATTACAGATGCTTCTCGTCAGGGAGCGACGTTAATTCTGAACTAGGTGTTTCCACTACGCGAGCGAACGCAAAACACGTACTTGGGTAGGGCCTAGAGATCGGCCGACCCCGTACTATTCATCAAGTCACCAGTGACCGTGCCTATAGCACGGGGGGTACGGTGATAGGGAAAAGGGTCGGTTGACTGGGGAATAAAAATACATATATTTCCATAGCAATTAGTATGAGATAGAAGGTATCTCTGTGTCCAAACTTCTCCGCGAATATCACATGGTTTTTTAAAATCTagatattttcttttattaagctatctcttattaaataaggtatctttcttttcctcaGTCAACCGACCCTTTGCCTGGTCAGGCTACCCCCCGTGCCTGACCCTCTGGCACCACGGGTTGATAGGGTAAGGCAAAGGGGGGCCGGTCTCTAGGCCCTACCCAAGTAGTCCACTTTGAAGGAACAACTTCACCTATTCTAGGGTCGGCAATAGAGGCTGCGTGAACCGGCCTCAAGTACTGGGCTTTATAATTTTCTTCGGATTCCGACAGCCGGGGGACACTGAGATTGCCGGCGTGATCGTTTTCATTCCGCTCGTGAATCAAGGAGTGTATAAAAGGTTCGTCGGAGTTTGGAAGTATAAGGGCTTCAGGGGTGATTAAAGAAACTGATAGCGACATCTGGTTTCGGGTCCAGGTGAacttgaagaaggagatcGGCTGTGCTGAGTTGACGCGCGATAGCCTCGGCCTCAGCACCGGCTCGAATGCGACGGACAATCTCGTGGACTTCGGCCTCTGGCCGAGTCTGTATAGCACGATAGACAACGGCAGCAGGATGCGACACTTCAAGCGCTTCTAACCTCTCCCTAAAATTACCCTCAGATGTTTGCCGGTAAACACAATCGATGTGCTTTGCTCGACACTGAGAACATGTCGGCCGAGCACCGTTGCACTATGCAAACCATTCAACCCACGTTTATATGAACCTCCAAGAGAAGGGCTACTTCCTGAGGGCTAAGAGACAGAGTTTGGTAGTGGCATACCTTGCTTTTCCGTCGTCGACAGGACTCGCAAGCTAAAGATGTAGAAACTCTTCTTCGTGCTAAGGAAGCTGTTCGATGCCCGGCATGGGTCACTGCCGGATGAGAGCGCGGAGCTGGGAGCAAAGGTCGGAGATCAGTCCCCTGACTTGATTCCTGTGTTGACAAGGTCGAGGAATCTGAGAAATTGGAAGTTCTGTTTGCCATCATATTTGACGTTAGTGACGGGTTGCGGCATTGAAATATATGCAAGGCTACAGCCTCCAGCTATTCAACGGCTGGGCCCCAAAACATCGAAAGCGTGAGAGAATCAGAGAGAGGCTAGATAGGAAAGACGGAGATGCTGATTCAGAGCGGGGGTAAACTTGCATGAGGGGAGGTACAAGAATGTGGGCTCCCATTGGCTAACTGCTGACGGAGTTAGGGTCCGTGGTCTAATTCGTCGGACGTCTAGCAGTTATGCCCCACCTCGTTTGGCAACCGACCAACTCCTTTAGGTGGGAAATAAAAGGGCGCTAGCATGATATTGAGCAACTGACGAACTCCAGTTCACCCGCGACAAGTGGTACGATACATCTAAAAACTCGTAAATATGTAAAACCAGCCCCAGATTTTCGTTATAGATTTTGTTACTTAATAAAGTACAGTAAACGCGATGATAGCTGGTATTTGACTGGAGGCTCTGCTTTTGATGTTCTTTAGTTGACAGGGATGGCCTGCACAAAATCCCCAATCAGAGCTTCACATGAACTGCTGTAGAGAAGCATACCGGCGTAGgttagttataatatatccAGAAGTGAATAAAAATCGCAGAAAGCCAGGATGTTATCTATTTAGATGCTCAGATATATACAGgtaacgtggttgataagcgagtgagtcagacaagcgagtgagtcagcGCACTGtatagctaaaaatagcctaccctatagtgCCTAgctaccttaaataaaatagctaagaatcTAAAAAAACTGTTTTTACATAATAtgtagctatttatttatagaaatattttttttaaatttttagctattttattttatatagaaaagcttatttacacagtGTAAGTAGTGTAAATAAGGCTTTTTTcattttacttatataataaattaaatacaaTTCTTTAATTTAGAAAGAAGCTGttttaaatagttaaatatataatatcttaattctagctattttaggGTTAGCTTgaattttatataggctttttaaaagtagcttttaaggtataggttaagctgactcacttgcttgtctgactcactcgcttatcaaccacgttattttcatattaattatagcatGCGAATTGACCGCATTGCAGTATAAACCTGGATTTACGTGTTTCATCAGCCCGTCTCCAGCAGGAGGGGGAGCTGTATGTATTCGAGGTCCTCGAATGGGCCATTACCTCGAGTATCCTTGATAAGGATCTTGTCGAAGCCCCTCGGCTTGATTGTTGagctctcttcctctgctgtTGGTCGACAGCGCTGCGGCGTGAGCGCATATTGACGTCACTTCCTGCAACACCGCCCCGCTCCATTACGCTGAGAGGCTGTCGGTGTTGATGTGGGGTATCATATTCGCCAATCACGCAAATAAAGATGGCGAATCCCTGCTCGTTATTACAGTATTGAGTTGATTCACTTCTATAAAATTGTTGCATTTTTACCTAGTCCCCTACTGCTCTCAATGGTGTTACGCACTCTCAAATGCCCTCCTCCCCTCCACTACAATCTCTCGCCAACAACGGAATACCTTCGAGTGTCCCCGGATTTCGTAGACTTGTACCAGTTCCAGTTTCGACTTCTGAGAGCACCAGCTCTGGCTCCGACCAGGGACCATCTCTACTATCCCATCTCCGTCCTCGAGCCAACCTGACAAAGATCGCCTGTGAATCGTGTCGGAAACGAAAGGTCAAGGCACGTGCAGAGTTTCACATTTTCATGTTTCTTCTAGATAGAAATCTGACAAGTTCGGCGCCGCTAACTCGCCATCTCTCCCACGCAGTGCTGTGGCGAACGTCCGAAATGCAGGGGTTGCATCAACAGGGGTGTCCAAGGCTGCAAGCTGGGACCTAAAGCGGAAGTACGATGAGATACGAGAAAAATCCAATATCTATGAACAACTCTGCTACCTCTTGACGTATCTGCCGGAGCGAGAGGTCCAGGGCATCCTCCGCAGACTTCGCGAGGGCGCCGATGTTGCCACAACCATGCGGCAGGTGAAAGACGGCGACCTTCCGCTACAACCAGCATGGGCACCAGGGACACGCCTTCATTATGAGTTTCCTTATTCCACTTCCATGCCTGCTGCTCTGTTATCACCGGACAACCCGTATCTCGGCTCCACAGTATTCGAAATTACGTCTCACGCTCTGCCGCAGTCAGCAGAGCAAACGGAGGCTTGGGCAAGCCAGCCTGAGACCATCTACATGACGCCGTATAACATAGCAGAACTGATGGACCCTTACATACCGAACATCCAAATTTCCAGGTGGACATCAGTTGAGACAGACGATGAGTTGCTGCGAGCACTCTTGCGAGCATACTTTCTCTATGACTATGCAAATTACACTTGTTTTCAGAAAGACATCTTCCTCCAGGCCATGAGAGACAGCGATACTCGATTTTGTTCTCCCTTACTTGTCAACGCTGTCCTAGCTGAGGCATGCGTAGGTCACGAGAACGCAATAACACGTAGATTTGCTAATCCGTTACTCAGCATAGTTATCGTAAAGCCACTCACCGTGCCCAGTACTGGAGACCAGAAACTCTGGGCTACAGGTTCCTCGCAGAGGCGAAACGACTCTGGGCGCTAGAGAGCGGTAAGTGCAAGCTCACTACTCTACACGCCGCAATGGTGTTGCATGTCATCTATACCATGAATGGGATGGATCAGGTCGGCATATCTTATCTGCTTCAGTCGGTTCAATTGGCGCAGAGCCTGAAGCTTTTTGCACCGGAGCAAACGGAAGGGAGAACGAAGACTGCCCGTGTATTTACTGCTTGGGCCCTGTATCGCTGGCAATCGTGGGTCTTCTTACTCTATGTTCTACACAATCTGGGAAAGGCTGATGAATAGGCGATAGATTGCAGGCCTTCCACAATATGAGGGCTTCCCTGATCAGAGGACCTCCAGCGACGCCTATGCCAGACCTAGACGAGGAACCGTCGTGGTATGGGGAACTCTGGTTAAGATACCCGCCCAGTTCGACACTGGTACCA contains these protein-coding regions:
- a CDS encoding hypothetical protein (At least one base has a quality score < 10), producing MRQVKDGDLPLQPAWAPGTRLHYEFPYSTSMPAALLSPDNPYLGSTVFEITSHALPQSAEQTEAWASQPETIYMTPYNIAELMDPYIPNIQISRWTSVETDDELLRALLRAYFLYDYANYTCFQKDIFLQAMRDSDTRFCSPLLVNAVLAEACHSYRKATHRAQYWRPETLGYRFLAEAKRLWALESGKCKLTTLHAAMVLHVIYTMNGMDQVGISYLLQSVQLAQSLKLFAPEQTEGRTKTARVFTAWALYRWQSLQAFHNMRASLIRGPPATPMPDLDEEPSWYGELWLRYPPSSTLVPMHFGYVYRAQTELRRISNGITCIMFTGQKTARSLPSSELDRLQKVLDDWYIALPEPIKSHKAVLPCQLIMHMEYCVLLFKVAQMVQEGMKPPRLSTGVKALNNNTQHSRAVAYALRCLETVLRLYYLRHSFEHGDTYLTYFLSILANTTIENMNRDSVSPDDTETLKILRATLLLAVKGLYDQGQHVYVSSAMCRLIRDRMTKEDMDALRRHTTWKDDQPLVPQYVRSTFPVTIVMLEEDWQMETVENLAKKYDQLALEANEGESSMVITPDGKSEQTG